From Manihot esculenta cultivar AM560-2 chromosome 18, M.esculenta_v8, whole genome shotgun sequence:
gtcccggcgaccttaagtcgatctggatcctagtgccggtggcagttcggtttccgggctgttacattctcAATATTCAgatatctgacctcggcatctttaagcaccttgctgacatagaaaacaggcttctgctccccttcttccacccttaccaaTACGGCACTAACTGCTTGTTCAGAGGCTgccaggtatatcagaagttcttcaccttctatgggactgctgagcacaCGAAGCGAGCTGAGATaacttttgagttctttgaaggcttcacgacaatcttctgtccattcaaagtttggcactttcctcaattttttgaagaacgGTAAACATTTTTCTGCCGACCGTGACATGAATCGATTGAGTGCTACTACTCTCCCTGTCAGTTTTTGGACGTCCTTTACGCAGGTTGGTTCTGACATATTTAATATGGCCtctactttctccggattgggctcgatgccttttccactcaccatgtatcccaggaattttcctcctctgatgaaaaAGGCGCACTTTGCCGGATTcagcttcattctgtactgatctaaTACTCCAAACACCTCCTTCAGATCTGCCACGTGCTGTTGGAAAGTTAAgctcttgaccaccatatcgtctacataaacttctacgttCCTGCCGATCTGctctttgaagattttgttcatcagtctttggtaagttgccccggcgtttttcaatccaaaaggcatggctttatagcaataagtcccatcttctgttatgaacgaggttttTTCTTCATTCGACTTatacattgggatttgatgataaccagacattgcatccaaagacgacatgtaatcaaaaccggccgtagagtcgagcattttattaatatcagggaggggataacaatctttagggcaggccttattcagaTCAGTAaagtctatgcacatcctatatttgctattggcttttttgactaatacaggattggctaaccactgtgggtacataacttctctaataaagcctgcctcctctagcttctgtacttcctccttggtggcctgctgcttctcccttcctactaccctctttttctgctttactggtctggcttCAGGGAGGACATTCAGTCTATGGGTCATCACCCCGGGGTCAATTCTGGGCATGTccgaaggcttccaggcgaagcttgatgCACGACCTCGAATCAAGGACATCACCTCGGCTTTCTGCTCCttggtgaggccggcgttgagactgaaggTTTTGTCTATTTCCGTTTCTGATAAGGAGAAAGTCTCCAGTTCCCCCACCGACTCTGTCCTGGCTTCTGTTTTCTCATCTCGGACCTCTAGGACTTCTGAATCCATCTTTTCCTCTGCTGAGCTCGGCTCTGCTACGGTAGCCAGGTACACTGCCCTTACTTCCTCTTGACTTCCCCGAACTGTTGCCACCCCTGCTTCTGTGGGGAACTTCATTGCCAAgtatctgatactggtgacagcttcaaagtcgAACAGCACAGGTCGTCCCAGAATCGCGTTGTAGCTCAGAGGGAGTTTAGCCACCAAGAACACCGTATAATGGGTGCGGGCCCTCGGGGCCTCTCCCAAAGTAAGGGCTAGTTTTACTTTCCCTTCCACTGTTACTGGTGCTCCTCCAATCCCTTTAATCGGAGCTTGATCCCGAACCAGTTGCTCTTTCGGAAtgcccatctgctggaagactcgATAAGGCAACAGGTTTACCTTGCTTCCGTCATCCACCAAGATTTTCTTTACCCAATAATTGTGAATAacagcttcaatgacaagggcgtcatcgtgaggcatctgaacaccctgagcGTCCTCCGAGGAGAAAGTGATGGTTGTTGAAGAGTGTTCAACGATTTGCATGACCTCGGCATTGCTAGTTTCTCCTTCTCTGCTTCTCTTTTTcccccttcggctcatccgacctcccgtGCCTCCTACGATCATGTTGATAgttccactggacccatcattcacagTGTTAGCTCCTGTTCTTCTCGGCGTTTGGGCTGCCGGATTGGGTTGAGGTCTCTGTCCTTCCGGTTTCTTTACAAAGTTCTTTAGGTGCCctctctttatcaacctctcaaTTTCTGCAATCAACTG
This genomic window contains:
- the LOC122722391 gene encoding uncharacterized protein LOC122722391, giving the protein MIENEEADNYSAETTRWTRSEAEEEEYRLEKKPRPEDEDVDQKLQKLREQLLVELGKKDQSQTFLPTSSPFSKQPWERRDQRPFPPRTSEQRPLPSWVPEKPTPLNASRAKVLVAVQDKEFLQWPKPLKAEADQRNPDKYCQFHRTHGHDTNNCFQLIAEIERLIKRGHLKNFVKKPEGQRPQPNPAAQTPRRTGANTVNDGSSGTINMIVGGTGGRMSRRGKKRSREGETSNAEVMQIVEHSSTTITFSSEDAQGVQMPHDDALVIEAVIHNYWVKKILVDDGSKVNLLPYRVFQQMGIPKEQLVRDQAPIKGIGGAPVTVEGKVKLALTLGEAPRARTHYTVFLVAKLPLSYNAILGRPVLFDFEAVTSIRYLAMKFPTEAGVATVRGSQEEVRAVYLATVAEPSSAEEKMDSEVLEVRDEKTEARTESVGELETFSLSETEIDKTFSLNAGLTKEQKAEVMSLIRGRASSFAWKPSDMPRIDPGISEY